Sequence from the Verrucomicrobiota bacterium genome:
GGCTGTTCGTGTGCCGCCAGTCAAACCGATCCAGCGGAAATCGCTTCAACGTCTCGACCGCGTCCTCCAGCCAGCCCGTTGACGGATTGAAACCTCGCGCCGGACGGTCGTCGGTGGATTGCCTTCCAAAAGTGGATGCACCGAACACGAAGTTGAAGAACGGGTTCATCTCCGGAGATTCAAGCGTCCAATAAGTGTAGAAAGGATAGCGCGCTGCCGCCGTCAGCTTCGGGTCGTTGCCGTATTTCATCAGATTGTAAAAGGACATGAACGCCATCTCGTCGTCGGATTGATTGCCGGTGCCGACGCCCTGCTGCGGTTTCGGAACGCGCAGGTTTGTGTCGAAGGCGTACTTCTCGCAAAGCACGTTGATGAGCTGGCGATAATGGGAATCGCCGGTGACGTGTTCGGTGGCGGCGAGGTAAGAGAGCAGGCTCAGCGACCTGATGCCGCGCTCGCCGGACCATCGCGGGTCGTGATTCAACACGTCGGGATTATAAACGCCCCAGCGCGTCGGCGTGCCGTCGTGGTCGATCAAATTGAAGTCATGACTGATGATGTGATCCATGAGTGCGCGCAAGTGTTCGCGGACGCGCGCTTTCTCGGCTTCGGTCTCGCACACGAGATCGTAATAAAGCGGGTAGAAGAAAAAGTGGCCATCCAGCTCGTCGGAGCTGGTGTCGCTCTTCCAATACCACTGGCCGTCCTTGCTCTTGGGCCAGCGCGGTTCATACACCTTCCACAGCGGATCGCGTTCATGTTCGCGTTTGTCACCTTCTATCCGGCCAATGTTTGGGTCGCGCCCGCTGGTGGGCAGAATGGTCCGCGCCACGTAGCCCGGCGGCGGAGAATGTTCGCCGCCTTGTGTGACTTGACCGAGCCAGCGCAGCGCTTCGAACGCCTTCTGCGCCCGGTTTTTTGCCAACGGATTTTTAGTCGCGCCGTAGGCGAAACACTCGCCCGCGCCGTACATGCTTGTCCAGAGACCGTCATTGTCGCTGTCGGTTTGAGTGAATTGGTTCGTCGAGCCGGTCTTCGCCACGTAAACTTCCAGGACGTATTCCCACGGCGTCCGCCGATGAAGCGCGTCGATTTGATCTTCGTAGAATTTCGCCTTCTCGCTGAGCGTCATGCTTCGGCGTTCAATGAAACTGAGGCCTGCCGAAGTCGCGATCCAGGCATGTCCTTCGCGCGTGATCGCAATTTCATTGACGACATCGTCGGGCAACCAGCGCCGGCCCTGGCGATACTCCCAATTCTTCCCATCGAAACGGATTGCACCCATGCGCGTCCCGAACCACACAACGCCATCCGGACCCACCGCCATCGTCCTGAAATCATTGTATGGCAATCCCTCGGCACCGGTGAACAGCGTCCACTCCTTGTCGAAACGTCCCACGCCCTGCGGCGAAGCAAACCACAAACGCCCCAAACTGTCATAAGCCACGCCGCGCACATTAATTGGCGCCCAACTGCGACCCTTCTTGTCCGAGGGAAAGAGACGCGTCCACTTCTTTGCTTCGCGTTGGAAAAGCCCAGACGCCGCGCCCACGAAAAAATCAGGCCCATCGGCGACCGCGAACACTTCCCGGTTCGTGCCCAAGGTTTCATTCAGCGGAGTCACCGGTTCAAACTTGTCACCTTTCTTTTCGAACAGACCGCGATCAGTCGCCAGATAAGTACCTCCGCCGATGCCGAGCGAGTTCACCTTCACTCCAAGCGGCAACCGGGCGATGGGCTTTATCTTTTCTCCGTCCAGCGCGAAGAGTTGACCTTTCGATACAAACGCAGACGAGCCGGTGGCCAGCGCTTCCACGGGCGCGCCGAAGGTGGCTTTAACTACTGACCAATGACCATCCACGAACCGCGCCAGCCCGTTGGTCGTCCCCGCGAGAACCGTGTGCTCGTCTTGAAGCACAACACAAATCACAGCATTCGCGGGAAGTCCATCCGCAGTTGTGAATTCCCTCCGTACTTCATGCTTGAAAGTACCGATGGTGACGGACGGTGATTGTGCCGCGGCGAAGGTAAGACTGGCGAGCAATGCCGCGAGGGAGGACACGGAAGGAAAAGGAGTTTGCATGGTGACGATGGTAACTTTGTTTAGAGGACGCAACATTATGGTTTGAGCGCGACGTTTCAACTCGAAACCGCCATCGACCAAGGTGCGATTAACTCGCGTGGCTCAATCGCCTTGTTCGACCCAGGCTTCGTTGAAATGGGCGTGCTTGATGGTTTTCAAGTTGAAGCTGTAGGTTGCGTGCAGCGAACCATCACGCGACTGGATGAGCGAGGGGTAGTCAAATCGCCCGCCGGCTTGGTTCTCCAGGTGCCGTTTCCAGCGCCAGGATTTTCCCTCGTCGGTGGAGATTGAAACCGCCAGGCAGTCGCGCGGGCCACCCTCTTTGTCGTTGTAAATCATCATGAGGTGGCAGTTGCGGAGCATCACGGCCTCGATGCCGGCACCGGGATTGGGCAGATCGGTGTTGGTGATTTCCGTCCAGGTTATGCCGCCGTCACCCGATTCGCTGCGCCGGATGCGGTGCGTGCCGCCGGCGTCGCGAAGGTAAGCGACCAACCGACCGTCCTTCAGTCGAACCACGCTGGGCTGCTCAACGCCACCGCCGGGGACGACGTGGGAAGTGGTCCAGGTTTCGCCGCCGTCGCGGGTCATGGCCATGGCAGCGACACTGAAATTTTCGTTGGCCAGAGGCAGCAACAGTGTGCCATCGCGCAGAATCAAAGGATGAACCCGTGGCATCCAACCGAGGCGGCGCGCGAAGGGGTCTTTGAGCCGGCCCTTCAGAATATCAGAGAAAGCCATCAGCCGGCTGTTCTCGCTGGCGCGGTTGCGAAGCTGTTCGGTGAGGCGGGTCACCGCTTCATCGAGGTCGGGCGGGCGCGGCACCAGAATGTTTTCGCGTTCCCAGCGAGGGTGTGCTGCACCTTCATAATCGGAGGAAACTTTGTACCACAACAGGCTGCTTTCCCAGGAACGAATCGGCACCGCGAGCAACGTTGCGTGAAACAACCAGAGCCGCTTCTGCTGATCGATGACCAGCGCCGGGTTGTTGTCCGAAAGGCCGAACGTGTCGGACATGACAAACGGCTTCTCCCACGCCGACCTGCCTTTTCTTCGCCGCGCACCGCCAATCCGCACATTGTCACTTTTGTCCTGATCGCCCTGATAAAAGTTGGTGCCCAGGGCCGGCCCGTTCTCGTACCAGACGGCCAGCAGATTTCGACGGGGAGTTTCGACAACGCACGAGGCGTGGACATGGCCATGACTTTCGACCACCGGGTCAAAGATCCATTCGGACTCGTAAAGAGGCGACTCCGCAGCGAACGTACTGCCGCCGATGAGCACGACAAGCCTGAAAACCACAAAACACTTTTTCATATTGCCGGCTAACCCTGACAGAAATTGCCCGTTGCCGAAACAAAAAGTGCACCGTTTCGCGACTCCGAAAGAGACGTTTCTAGCTTTGACGCCGCAGGAACCGGTCTTCACACTTCCGCTGTGAAAACCCAGCGCTGCCTCTTCATGCCGTTCATCCTCGCGAAGCGAAAACATCTGTCATTATTGGTGACGCTGTGCCTGTTGAAACCAGGTTTCCAACCAGCCGTCACCGCCGCGCCGACTGTGACCGATGCGGTCCGACCCACCGGTCGCATTGTTCAAAAGTCGTCAGCGGAGAAAGGCGCCATCACGCCAGCGGCGATGACCGCGTGGAAAATTGTTTGTGATTCCGCCGCTACGGAATCCGAACGCTACGCCGCGACAGAGTTTCAGCGATTGTTCAAAGGCATGACCGGCGCGTTGCTGCCCGTGGTGGAATCTATGGCGGCAAACCAAGCCGCGGTCTTCGTCGGTCAGGACGCGGTCGCGCATGCCGGCCAAACGGCGGATGGTGGCGATTTGGGCGAGGAAGCGTTGCGGATTCGCGTTGGACCGAAGGGGGTGTGTATTGACGGCGGGCGACCGCGCGGCACCCTCTACGGCGTCTATGAATTCTTCGAGGAGTTGTGCGGCGTGCGGTTCCTGACATTCGATGACACCTATTTTCCGCCGGACGCGGCGCAACGGAAAATTCCGGTCGGCGTTCGCGTCGTGAATCCAACGTTCGCCTTCCGCTGGTCGTATTACGGCGAGAACAGCCGGCACCCAGAATTCGCCGCGCGCTTGAGAGTCAACACGGTGAGCGATGATCCAAAGCTCGGCGGGCGCACGGGTTTCCGGTTGGTCAATCACAACGTCGCCTACCTCGTGCCCCCGGCGAAATACGGCAAGGCGCACCCGGAGTATTACGCGCTGGTGGCCGGCGAGCGGAAACTGGAGATGGGTGGCGGCGGACCACAGTTGTGCATGAGCAATCCGGAGTTGATCAACGTCGTCGTGAATGCCGTGCTCGAGGAGATCAGAAAAAATCCGACCGCCCGCAACCTCAACATCGCGCAAATGGACAATGAGAGTTTTTGCACCTGCGCGCGCTGCGCGGAGATTGACGCGCGGGAGGAATCGCACGCCGGGGCGACGCTCGCCTTCGTCAACGCGGTTGCCGAGCGCATCGAGAAAACCAACCCCGACGTGTTCATCAGCACTTTCGCCTATCAGTACACCCGCAAACCGCCCAAGATTCTCAAGCCGCGCCGCAACGTGATGATCCAGTTGTGCAGCATCGAGTGCTGCGATTTCCACGCCATCGATGATCCAGCGTGTCCGTTGAACCGCTCGTTCTGCGCGGACATGGCGGGCTGGAAGAAGATCGCGAACAACGTCTTCATCTGGCACTACAACACCAACTTCAAGGGCTACCTCCTCCCGTTCCCCAACTTGCGCAGCATCGGCCGGAGCGTTTCCTTTTTTGCGAAGAACAACGGCCAGGGCGTGTTCATGCAGGCGGCGGGCAACGGCTTTTCCACCGAACTCAGCGATCTACGCAACTATGTCATGGCGCGTTGTCTCTGGAAGCCCGGTCGCGATAGTTGGAAGGAGGCGGAGGAATTTTGCCGGCTCCATTACGCTGAAGCCGCCGGGCCGATCCTGGCCTACCTGAAGTACTATCACAACCTCGTCGGCAAATCGGGAGTGCATCCCACCTGTTTCCCAACGGAGTCGTCGTTGTGCATCACGCCGGAGTCCGCGCGACGCATCATGGGGTACTTCGAGGAGGCATTGTTGCTGGCGAAGTCGGATGCCGTGCGCGCTCGCATCGAGAAGGCTTCGCTCTGCGCGTATCGTGCCGCGGTGAGTGCGTCGAGCATGCGCTTGGTTTATCGCAATGCCGTCTGCCACCCCGACCTTGAAGGATTCGATCCTGGCCTGTTGGATCGTTACGCGGCGTTGTGCACGCGTTTCGGCGCCACGATGGATGACGAACACGTCTCGACGGAGAAATTCCTCGGCGCGATGCGCGGACTGCACAACGGGTTGAAGGCCGTCAGTTTGGAAAACGAATCCTGGCGCGTGGTGGTGCTGCCGGAGAGCAATGCGAAGGTGGTGGAGATGACGTACAAACCCACCGGTCGCAATGTGGTTCGCGCCCCGCGGTCGTTCAATCGCTTCCGTCACGAGGAATGGGTGCGCCAAGGCGAGGGACCCATCGCCGAAAACATTAGGGCGTTCGATGTTCAGGCCGAACCGACCAGGGCCGTCTTGTCATTGACGACGAAAGACGGTGCCCGCATCCAGCGCACCATTTCCCTGACGGACGACGCGGTCCGCTTCGAGACCACGATGACTGCGGACGCGCCGCGCAGGTTCGATTTCCTCGTGCATCCGGAATACGACACCGCCACGATGTCCGATGATCCCCGCGTGCTGGCCATTTACGTCAGGCAATCGGATTGGACGCACGCCAACCGCCAATGGCGCGAGGCGATGCCGACCGACCAGCAAATGGACGTGATCAAGAATGCCGTCGGCGGCGGGGCCTTCGCCTACTTCAATCATCAGGCCAAGTTCGGTGTGGAACAGCGCTTCGATCCCGCCGACTTCAGCGGGCTCGGACTCTTTTGGAATCCCTCGCGGCAGCAGATCAATCTCGAAATGATCTCGAAAACTGTGTCGTTGGAAAAAGGAGAACGCGCGCGTTTCGCCTACGAAGTGCGTTATCTCAGGGAAGCGCCCAAGCGCAACCGTTGACCAAAACCGAACTTACTCCGTGAGGGAAATCATGAAGAACCAACTAACGCGGTTATCGGATCGCTTCGTGTATTTCAACCGGCTCGTGGGGAACCTTGACCATTCCAAAACCGCGCAACAGGATCGTGAACCGATGGGCAGGAGCGCGGACAGCCTTGTCCGCGAGTTTCCATGTACCGGTTCGCGCGGACAAGGCTGTCCGCGCTCCGATGGCGAGTTCTTGGGCCGCAGGAATGTACTCACTCTCGTGGCAATCGTTCTTGCCGCCACATCACTCTCGGTGATTTCCGCCTCCGGAGGGTCAGCCGCGTTGTTAAGCAAAGAACGGATGCTGATGGTCCACGGCCACCTGCGTTTCATTCTCGGCCTTTACGAGAACCCGAAAGATGACGCAGTCCTCAAGGAAGCAGTCGAGTCCGGGTTCAACCTGATTCAATGCGCGCCTGAAGTTGCCGATCTGGACCGCGTGCAGCGCCTCGGCGCCAGGGCGTGGGTGAACGTTGGGGGCGCGCTGGACTTGAGCCAGGACGACACCCATCGGCGAGCGCAGCTCACCGCGCTGGTTAAACGTGTGTCGGGTCATCCCGCTCTGCTGGTCTGGGAAGGGCCGGACGAAATCCTCTGGAACAATTGGTGGGGGACCATGGAGCAGATCCGTCCGGAACTTGAAACGATGCGCAAGGCGGCGGAAGGCAAGGCCGAACTCGAAGCGTTAAGCCGCCGCGCCCGGGATTTGTTCGAGCGCGGCCTTTATGCTGACTTTGAGAAAGTGCGGACCGAGTTCTGGCGCAAAGCGGGTCAGCCATCGCCGAATCCTAGTGTCCGCATTGACGACGCTCCCGCCCGTGTGCGCAGGAGTGGCGAGGGAATTACTGCCGGCATCCGGGCGCTGCGAGAACTGGATTCCGCTCACGTCATCTGGTTGAACCACGCGCCCCGAAATTCGGTCGCCGACCTGCGCCTTTACAATCGCGCGGTGGACATGGCTGGCTGCGACATTTATCCGGCTCCGGCAAATTTGATGGTCGGGCACAGCGATCTGTTGGACCTGGGGCTGACCTCGGTTGGGGCGTACACGGAACGGATGCGCCAGGCCGCGCCCGGAAAAACCTGCGCGATGGTGCTCCAGGGTTTCGGCTGGCGCGACTTGAAGGAGAAGCCCAACGAAAAGGAAACCGCCGTCGGCATCGGTCGGCGACCGACCTGGGCCGAATCTCGTTTCATGGCTTACGACGCGATCATTCATGGCGCGAACGCCATTCTCTATTGGGGCACGGCATACATGAAACCCGTAGAGGATGACGGCTCGGCTGCAAGCGGACGCCCGCGGATGTGGCGGGAATTGCTCCGGGTCGCACGCGAACTTCGGGCGCTCGAACCGGCGCTCGTCGCTCTGCCGCTAAAGTCGCCGTCAGTTCGCCAGGCCGAAACCTACGGCTCGATTGACGGCAAGGGAATCCTCTGCTCATTGCGCCGCGTGGACGATGATTTCGTTTTGCTGGTTGTGAACGAGACCGGTGACGGCCTCGGTTTCTCGATTGAAAACCTGCCGGCGAAACTCAACGGGCGAACGTTGCATCGGCTTTACTCCTTGGAGGAGCAATTGGTGGCCAAACGCAGTTTCAACGATGGAATAGGACCCCGCGAAGTCCATGTGTATGCGACTTCGCGACGGTTCGAGGATCCGCTGGCGCGGAACAATCAGAATTGAGCCATGAAAAGCAGGAACAGGTTGTTTGCGCTCGCAAGCGCACTGCGGATGCATTGGCTATCTTTGCTTGCGCTCGCTGTCCTTGAGAGTTGCACCGTTTGTGCAACGACCGCTGCCGAGTTTCCTGCTGCCGACTGGGAGCGCGTCACGGAGCACACTCAGTTCAGCCCGCGCGACACGGCGGAGGGTGTCGTCTTCGGCGGGAAGATGTGGTTGAGCAATGGCTACCTTAACGGCGGCATTCTCGTCCGCGATCTTTGGTCCTCGATCGACGGCATCACGTGGAAGTTGATCACCACCAACGCGCCTTACGACGGCTACGCGGAGATGACGGTTTATGCCGGAAAAATTTGGGCGGTGAAACAGAGCGTGCGGAATTCGGCGGACGGTGTGAACTGGAAGCAAATCGCGGAGAAGACGCCCTTCGGCGTCCGCAGCTACGGCGAACTTGTCGTGCATGATGGCATGATGTGGCAACTCGGCAGCGGCGAGGATGTCTGGAGCACCACGAATGGCGTGACTTGGAAATGCTTGGCGGCGCACGCGCCGTATGGATCGCGTTTCGCCTCAGCAGCCGTCGCTTTCAAAGGCAAGCTCTGGGTCATAGGCGGCGCCGTGGAGAAGACCAACACGCCACGGGAAATGGTATATCCGGAATTCACCACCTTCAATGACGTGTGGTGCTCCTCCGACGGCGCTGACTGGACTCGCGTTGTCGAACATGCGCCGTGGTTGCCGCGGATGTGGTTTGTCCCGATCGTTTATGCCGACCGGCTCTGGATCATCGGCGGCTTCGACAACGTGCATCGCGCGAACTTCGATGACGCGTGGTGGACGGAAGACGGCATCAAATGGCACCGCCTCGACACGAAGACGAAATTTTCTCCGCGACACGAAGTGACGGCTTACGTCCATGCGAACAGTCTCTGGGTGGTCGCGGGCAACTCCTGGCCGCTGATGAACGATGTCTGGAAACTCACGCCTACACTGATTCGCCGGAAATGAAATATTCTGCATGCTCGAATCAACGAGCCACAGCGGACAAGTGGATTTCCCGGTCGATCATCCACGCGCCGAAGCCGGGGTGGTTTTGTGGATGGCCAATAGCAAACGGCGCATTGGCTTACAAAATAGGCTTGCTATTCTGAAGGACGCTGCTCGAATGCCTTTTAATTCCATGGAATGATGAACGCGTCATCAGCAAACCGCAGTTCATTCCCGCTGCTTCTGGGTTTACGGCGGTCCCAGAAAGCCGCAACGCTTAACCGCCATCCACCCTGAACTCGAACACGAACATGAAGACACTCATTAAGCACCTTCTCCTTGGAGCCGCCTGTTTGGTCGCTTCGTTGACTCACGCCGCCCCCTACCTGTCGGAGCAATTGCGGCTGCGTGCGACCGTGCAGCCCAGCCTGGACCTGGGCATTGGCGCCAGCACCATGTACAATCCGCGGTTCTTTGACGGGAAGATCTACGCCAACCAGATCAACACCCCGTGTTTCGGCCGGTATCCGATCGGCTCCACGACGCCGGAGATACTCGTCAATAACAGTGCCAATACTTCATTGGAACATCGCATGGTGGCGCCGTTCCGCGGTACCAACCGTTCGATATACCTGATCGGGTCCAGCAGTGCCATTGTGTCCACGACCACCTTCACCCGGTATAATTATGACGGAACCAATCCGGTCAGCACCAACACGCCCGATACTCAAATCGCCGATTCATTTGATTGGGTCGATGACAACACGATCATCTACGCGGATTATACGTCCGGGAATCGCAAGCGGTTGTACCTGGCGACGGTTGTTGCAGAGCCGTTCTCGGTGACGGCCAAGACCACCTGGAACGCCAACGGCTACATCACTACAAGCGTGAGTACCCGAATTCGCAATGTCCGCGTGGGCGAAGTTTACAGCGGTTATGCCTATTACGGAGATGCCGGCCAAAACACAAATCCGAACTTTTACGCTCTTGATCTTGCCACCGGCACGGAGACTCTGCTGGGGAACTTGGGCCTTCTGACCGGATCGGGCAGCTTCGGCCTGTGGACCGTGGTTGAACGGGGCGGCTATCTTTACGTGCAGACGACGGACAACGGCGTTTACGTTTATCAGATGACCAGCGCCACCACGCTCGGCCCTTTGTATGCGACTTATACCAAAGCCGAACTGGACGCCGTCACCGGCTACACCGGCCTGCAGTATTTCGGCTTGGATGTAACCTCCCAGGGCAGGAAGCTGCTCTTGGGCGACCTGCAGGGCAAAGTATATGAGCTAGGCGGCCCGGGCTTGCCCTACCTGGCAGAAGAATTGCAACTGCGTGTGATGGTGCAGCCCAGCGCCGACCTGAGCATTGGAGCCAGCACCATGTATAACCCGCGCGTGTTCGACGACAAGATTTTCGCCAACCAGATCAATACCCCTTGTTTCGGCCGCTATCCTTCAGGCTCCAACACGGCCGAGGTGCTCGTCAACAACAGTGCCGATCTCCTGTTGGAACACCGGATGGTCGCGCCTTTCCGCGGCGCCAACCGCAAGACCTACATGATCGGGTCGAGCAGCGCCGCCGCTTCCACCACGACCTTTGCGCGCTACGATTTCGACGGAAACAATCCCGTCACCATCGACTCGCCAGACACCTTGACCGTGGATGCTTTCGATTGGGTGGATGACGACACCATCATCTACGCGATCTACACGTCCGGAAACCGCAATAAGCTGTACCTGGCCGACGTGGTCGCCGAGCCGTTTTCGGCGACACTCAACACCACCTGGAATGCCAACGGCTACATTACCACCAGCGTGAGCGCCCGCATTCGCAACGTGCGTGTGGGCGACGTGTTCCGCGGCTACGCTTACTACGGTGATGCCGGGCAAAACACGAACCCGAACTTCTACGCCCTCAACCTGGCCACCGGCGCAGAGACATTGCTGGGGAACCTGGGCATTCTGACCGGATCGGGCAGTTTCGGCCTGTGGACGGTGGTCGAGCGGGATGGCTACCTTTACGTGCAGACAACCGACAACGGCGTTTTCATTTATAAAATGACCAACGCCACCACGCTCGGCCCGCTCTACACGACTTACACCAAAGCGCAACTGGATGCGGCCACCGGCTACACCGGCCTGCAGTACTTCGGTTTCGATGCGACCGTTGACGGCAAAAAACTGCTTCTCGGTGCGCTCGAGGGCAAGGTCTTTGAATTGGAAGGCCGGCCGCTTCTAGGCATCGCCCAGTCCGGCAACGCTGTCGTCCTCTCCTGGCCGGCGACGATCTACTCTGAGATCATTCAATCCTCGGGCAGCCTTTCGCCGGTAAGCTTTTCCGACCTCAGTCCGCAGCCCACCATCCTTCAAGAGGGCGAACTGAATACCGTCAATATCCCGCTCGGCAACACAAATACTTTTTTCCGACTGCGCAAGGGGCCATAAATCGGCTGCCATGACTTCCCGCGAACGCGTGTTGACGGCGCTGGCGCACCAGCAACCGGACCGGACGCCCCGCGATTTCTGGGCCGAGCCGCCCGCGCTGAATCGGTTGTTCCAACACCTCGGGCACTCGGACAGTGATCGTTTGATGGAGGACTTGGGCGTTGACATCGCCCATCTGGACGCGCCGCCGACACCCGAGCGCCCGATTGGCGGCGGCATCTACCAGAACTTCTGGGGCGAGCGGTTTGTGTATAAAGATACGCCGTGGGGACCGATGCGCGAGGATGCGCCAGGGGCGTTGGCCGATGCGTCATCTTTTGCCAAACTGGAAGCGCTCGACTGGCCCACACCGGATTGCATCGACCGGTCGCTCCTTCGGGAACAGTGTCGCCATCACCAACAGCGGGCGCTGCTCTACGGCTTTGCGGATGTCTGGCAGCGGCCCGCCTTGGTGCGAGGCTGGGAAGGCATGTTCGTTGACATGGCGGAGCGGCCGGATTGGGTTCACTTCCTTTGCCGCAAGTTCACCGATTTCTACGTGGAGGATTACACTCGCGCGGCGGAGATCACAGATGGGCGCATCGATCTTTACCTGCTCATCAGTGACCTCGGCAGCCAGCGGGGTCCGCTCATCTCGCGGCCAATGTTCGAGCGATTCGTCGCGCCCTATCTCAAGGAGATGATTGACCGAATCCATGCACTGCGCGGACGTGTGCTGTTTCACAGTTGCGGCGCGATCAACGCTTTTATCCCGCGGTTGATTGAACTGGGCGTGGACGTGCTCGATCCGATACAACCCGTGGGCCAGGACATGCAGCCCGGGACTTTGAAGGCGGCGTATGGCCGGCAACTCAGTTTTCACGGTGGGATTGATATGCAGCACTTGCTGCCGCACGGCGCGCCCAACCAGGTCACAGCGGAGGCCCGACGCTACTGCGAATTGCTTGGGGCCGGCGGCGGTTACATCCTCGGCCCGGCGCATTTTTTCCAGCCGGATGTGTCGCCGGAAAACATTATAGCGATGTATCGCGCGTGAGTTACTGCACGCCCCGCTACGCCGCCAGGAGCTTAGTGCTAATCGGATTATTGATTTTCCATGTTTGACGCCAAAAAGCTTGGTCTTCAGGATTCGTGCGTGAGCGACAACGACCACGCCCTTGCCAAGAATCTCTCCGTGAAGAAAGCGGTGGTGATTGTGTCCGCGGGGGCGCTGCTGTGTTTCCCCATTTCCGGTTGGAGCGAAGTACGGAGCAAAGCGCCCACGCTCGTCCTTAACGAAGATGATAGCCATTTTTTTGGTTCGCGTTCGGCGGAGCAGATGAGCATCGAAGGACTTCACGAGTTCGTTGATCAATATGCGAACACCGCGGTGTCGCATCTTTTTCTCTGTCCCAACGCGATGAAGGCCAGCCATCGCAGCAAGGTGCGGGACGCGATCTGGGAGTTGCAGGACGGCCAGAAACCGCCGCAGGATGAGTTCGCGAAGAAATGGTGCGAGAACGCCCGGTTGCTGGATGAACGCGGCCTCGACCCATACGCGCTGTGGATCGCCCGCTG
This genomic interval carries:
- a CDS encoding exo-alpha-sialidase — encoded protein: MKKCFVVFRLVVLIGGSTFAAESPLYESEWIFDPVVESHGHVHASCVVETPRRNLLAVWYENGPALGTNFYQGDQDKSDNVRIGGARRRKGRSAWEKPFVMSDTFGLSDNNPALVIDQQKRLWLFHATLLAVPIRSWESSLLWYKVSSDYEGAAHPRWERENILVPRPPDLDEAVTRLTEQLRNRASENSRLMAFSDILKGRLKDPFARRLGWMPRVHPLILRDGTLLLPLANENFSVAAMAMTRDGGETWTTSHVVPGGGVEQPSVVRLKDGRLVAYLRDAGGTHRIRRSESGDGGITWTEITNTDLPNPGAGIEAVMLRNCHLMMIYNDKEGGPRDCLAVSISTDEGKSWRWKRHLENQAGGRFDYPSLIQSRDGSLHATYSFNLKTIKHAHFNEAWVEQGD
- a CDS encoding DUF4838 domain-containing protein yields the protein MKTQRCLFMPFILAKRKHLSLLVTLCLLKPGFQPAVTAAPTVTDAVRPTGRIVQKSSAEKGAITPAAMTAWKIVCDSAATESERYAATEFQRLFKGMTGALLPVVESMAANQAAVFVGQDAVAHAGQTADGGDLGEEALRIRVGPKGVCIDGGRPRGTLYGVYEFFEELCGVRFLTFDDTYFPPDAAQRKIPVGVRVVNPTFAFRWSYYGENSRHPEFAARLRVNTVSDDPKLGGRTGFRLVNHNVAYLVPPAKYGKAHPEYYALVAGERKLEMGGGGPQLCMSNPELINVVVNAVLEEIRKNPTARNLNIAQMDNESFCTCARCAEIDAREESHAGATLAFVNAVAERIEKTNPDVFISTFAYQYTRKPPKILKPRRNVMIQLCSIECCDFHAIDDPACPLNRSFCADMAGWKKIANNVFIWHYNTNFKGYLLPFPNLRSIGRSVSFFAKNNGQGVFMQAAGNGFSTELSDLRNYVMARCLWKPGRDSWKEAEEFCRLHYAEAAGPILAYLKYYHNLVGKSGVHPTCFPTESSLCITPESARRIMGYFEEALLLAKSDAVRARIEKASLCAYRAAVSASSMRLVYRNAVCHPDLEGFDPGLLDRYAALCTRFGATMDDEHVSTEKFLGAMRGLHNGLKAVSLENESWRVVVLPESNAKVVEMTYKPTGRNVVRAPRSFNRFRHEEWVRQGEGPIAENIRAFDVQAEPTRAVLSLTTKDGARIQRTISLTDDAVRFETTMTADAPRRFDFLVHPEYDTATMSDDPRVLAIYVRQSDWTHANRQWREAMPTDQQMDVIKNAVGGGAFAYFNHQAKFGVEQRFDPADFSGLGLFWNPSRQQINLEMISKTVSLEKGERARFAYEVRYLREAPKRNR